ACTCTGGTCCGCACCGACGACTTCGCGACGTGGGACGATCCCGTCGCGTGGTGGCCGGAGCTGGAAACCGATGTGCTGCACCCGTTCACCCGACGACGCGACTACCGGTACCGGCCCCGCGTGTGGCAGAACGGCGTCCCGGCCCCCGGGCCCCGCGTGTGGATCGAGTGGCAGCCGCTGCTGATCATCGAAGGGGTGTCCTCGGCGCGGCGCCGGATCGCCGACCGCCTGTCCCACGCGCTGTGGCTCGACGGCGGGACCCCGGGCGAACGGCTCGAGCGGACGGTCGCCCGCGACGGCGAGGACGCGCGAGGTCATCTTCAGGCGTGGCAGGAGTTCGAGCGCGGCTGGTTCGGCGTGGATCGCACGCGAGAACGGTGCGTCGTACTGGACTGAGCGGTCTCGGACTGACGGTCCCGTCGGCCGGCCGGGATGCCGAGCGGACGCCGCGGTTAGTGTCGAGGGATGGCCACCCGACGACGCTTTTGTGATCTGGCGGAGCTCGACGCGCAGCTGATCGAGTGCCGTGCATGCCCGCGCCTCGTCGAATGGCGGGAGTTGGTCGCGCAGGAGAAGCGACGCGCGTACGCCGACGAAAAGTACTGGGGGAGGCCGGTGGCCGGTATCGGTCCGGCGGATGCGCGACTGCTGATCGTCGGCCTCGCCCCCGCGGCGCACGGTGGGAATCGGACCGGGCGCATGTTCACGGGTGACCGCAGCGGCGATGTCCTGTTCTCGGCGCTGTACCTCGCCGGCCTTGCGAGCCAGCCGCATTCGGTCGCGATCGGCGACGGGCTGGAACTCTTCGACACACGGATCACCGCGCCCGTGCACTGCGCCCCACCGCAGAACAAGCCGACGGTCGCCGAACGCGACACCTGTTCGTACTGGTTGCACGCCGAACTGGAACTGCTCGCGCCGACGGTCCGCTCGGTGGTCACGCTGGGCGGATTCGGTTGGCAGTCAA
The genomic region above belongs to Gordonia hongkongensis and contains:
- a CDS encoding uridine kinase family protein; the encoded protein is MNLQTRARVTELAARLDAGIVAIDGPSGAGKSTIADLLVADLRARGVGVTLVRTDDFATWDDPVAWWPELETDVLHPFTRRRDYRYRPRVWQNGVPAPGPRVWIEWQPLLIIEGVSSARRRIADRLSHALWLDGGTPGERLERTVARDGEDARGHLQAWQEFERGWFGVDRTRERCVVLD
- a CDS encoding uracil-DNA glycosylase; its protein translation is MATRRRFCDLAELDAQLIECRACPRLVEWRELVAQEKRRAYADEKYWGRPVAGIGPADARLLIVGLAPAAHGGNRTGRMFTGDRSGDVLFSALYLAGLASQPHSVAIGDGLELFDTRITAPVHCAPPQNKPTVAERDTCSYWLHAELELLAPTVRSVVTLGGFGWQSTLRTFAKLGWTVPKPMPKFGHGVSTTLVRDGTELEVFGCYHVSQQNTFTGRLTVEMVVDVLTAAARSAGIESG